The following are from one region of the Hemibagrus wyckioides isolate EC202008001 linkage group LG24, SWU_Hwy_1.0, whole genome shotgun sequence genome:
- the zfand2a gene encoding AN1-type zinc finger protein 2A isoform X1: MEFPDLGEHCSEKSCKRLDFLPMRCDACEAIFCKDHITYASHKCTSSYKKDVQVPVCPLCNTPIPIKRGEMPDIKVGEHIDRDCKSDPAQRKRKIFTNKCSKGGCKQKEMIRVTCDQCHLNYCLKHRHPLDHDCKTDGKPVSKSGHAALMRAQGASSSNAAGSSVKGSSTGAGRTTRAQNSSAQRNSAPSVVPPVAQNVIPSSASYQAGLTEEQALQRALEMSLAETSRQTPATLSPQEQEDLALAQALAASEEEYQRQQQRQQGRDSKQSNCSLS; the protein is encoded by the exons GTGAAGCAATTTTCTGTAAAGACCACATAACTTATGCAAGTCACAAGTGTACTTCCTCTTATAAAAAG GATGTCCAGGTCCCTGTGTGTCCACTGTGCAATACCCCCATTCCAATTAAAAGAGGGGAAATGCCAGACATTAAAGTTGGAGAGCACATAGACCGTGACTGCAAGTCAGATCCTgcacagaggaaaagaaag ATTTTTACAAATAAGTGCTCTAAGGGAGGCTGCAAGCAGAAAGAGATGATCCGTGTAACATGTGACCAATGCCACTTGAACTACTGTCTTAAGCACAGACATCCACTGGACCATGATTGTAAGACTGACGGCAAGCCAGTCTCCAAATCAGG acatGCTGCTTTAATGAGAGCTCAGGGTGCTTCCAGCAGTAACGCTGCAGGATCGTCTGTTAAAGGGAGCTCGACCGGAGCGGGCCGAACAACTCGTGCTCAGAATAGTAG TGCACAAAGGAATTCAGCCCCTTCTGTGGTTCCCCCTGTGGCGCAGAATGTAATACCTTCATCAGCATCCTATCAGGCTGGGCTG ACAGAAGAGCAGGCTCTCCAGCGTGCATTAGAGATGTCACTGGCAGAAACATCCCGACAAACGCCAGCAACTCTCAG tccTCAAGAGCAGGAGGATCTGGCCCTGGCTCAGGCCCTCGCTGCTAGTGAGGAAGAGTACCAACGACAGCAGCAGAGACAACAG GGAAGGGATTCCAAGCAGTCCAACTGTAGTCTGTCTTAA
- the zfand2a gene encoding AN1-type zinc finger protein 2A isoform X3, protein MKDPSSTADVQVPVCPLCNTPIPIKRGEMPDIKVGEHIDRDCKSDPAQRKRKIFTNKCSKGGCKQKEMIRVTCDQCHLNYCLKHRHPLDHDCKTDGKPVSKSGHAALMRAQGASSSNAAGSSVKGSSTGAGRTTRAQNSSAQRNSAPSVVPPVAQNVIPSSASYQAGLTEEQALQRALEMSLAETSRQTPATLSPQEQEDLALAQALAASEEEYQRQQQRQQGRDSKQSNCSLS, encoded by the exons ATGAAGGACCCCAGCAGTACTGCT GATGTCCAGGTCCCTGTGTGTCCACTGTGCAATACCCCCATTCCAATTAAAAGAGGGGAAATGCCAGACATTAAAGTTGGAGAGCACATAGACCGTGACTGCAAGTCAGATCCTgcacagaggaaaagaaag ATTTTTACAAATAAGTGCTCTAAGGGAGGCTGCAAGCAGAAAGAGATGATCCGTGTAACATGTGACCAATGCCACTTGAACTACTGTCTTAAGCACAGACATCCACTGGACCATGATTGTAAGACTGACGGCAAGCCAGTCTCCAAATCAGG acatGCTGCTTTAATGAGAGCTCAGGGTGCTTCCAGCAGTAACGCTGCAGGATCGTCTGTTAAAGGGAGCTCGACCGGAGCGGGCCGAACAACTCGTGCTCAGAATAGTAG TGCACAAAGGAATTCAGCCCCTTCTGTGGTTCCCCCTGTGGCGCAGAATGTAATACCTTCATCAGCATCCTATCAGGCTGGGCTG ACAGAAGAGCAGGCTCTCCAGCGTGCATTAGAGATGTCACTGGCAGAAACATCCCGACAAACGCCAGCAACTCTCAG tccTCAAGAGCAGGAGGATCTGGCCCTGGCTCAGGCCCTCGCTGCTAGTGAGGAAGAGTACCAACGACAGCAGCAGAGACAACAG GGAAGGGATTCCAAGCAGTCCAACTGTAGTCTGTCTTAA
- the zfand2a gene encoding AN1-type zinc finger protein 2A isoform X2: protein MEFPDLGEHCSEKSCKRLDFLPMRCDACEAIFCKDHITYASHKCTSSYKKDVQVPVCPLCNTPIPIKRGEMPDIKVGEHIDRDCKSDPAQRKRKIFTNKCSKGGCKQKEMIRVTCDQCHLNYCLKHRHPLDHDCKTDGKPVSKSGHAALMRAQGASSSNAAGSSVKGSSTGAGRTTRAQNSSAQRNSAPSVVPPVAQNVIPSSASYQAGLTEEQALQRALEMSLAETSRQTPATLSPQEQEDLALAQALAASEEEYQRQQQRQQVSRTLSSQ, encoded by the exons GTGAAGCAATTTTCTGTAAAGACCACATAACTTATGCAAGTCACAAGTGTACTTCCTCTTATAAAAAG GATGTCCAGGTCCCTGTGTGTCCACTGTGCAATACCCCCATTCCAATTAAAAGAGGGGAAATGCCAGACATTAAAGTTGGAGAGCACATAGACCGTGACTGCAAGTCAGATCCTgcacagaggaaaagaaag ATTTTTACAAATAAGTGCTCTAAGGGAGGCTGCAAGCAGAAAGAGATGATCCGTGTAACATGTGACCAATGCCACTTGAACTACTGTCTTAAGCACAGACATCCACTGGACCATGATTGTAAGACTGACGGCAAGCCAGTCTCCAAATCAGG acatGCTGCTTTAATGAGAGCTCAGGGTGCTTCCAGCAGTAACGCTGCAGGATCGTCTGTTAAAGGGAGCTCGACCGGAGCGGGCCGAACAACTCGTGCTCAGAATAGTAG TGCACAAAGGAATTCAGCCCCTTCTGTGGTTCCCCCTGTGGCGCAGAATGTAATACCTTCATCAGCATCCTATCAGGCTGGGCTG ACAGAAGAGCAGGCTCTCCAGCGTGCATTAGAGATGTCACTGGCAGAAACATCCCGACAAACGCCAGCAACTCTCAG tccTCAAGAGCAGGAGGATCTGGCCCTGGCTCAGGCCCTCGCTGCTAGTGAGGAAGAGTACCAACGACAGCAGCAGAGACAACAGGTATCAAGAACCCTTAGCAGTCAGTAG